In Plodia interpunctella isolate USDA-ARS_2022_Savannah chromosome 9, ilPloInte3.2, whole genome shotgun sequence, a single genomic region encodes these proteins:
- the LOC128672708 gene encoding double-strand-break repair protein rad21 homolog isoform X1, which yields MFYAHFVLAKKGPLAKIWLAAHWDKKLTKAHVFETNIEKSVDGILKPKVKMALRTSGHLLLGVVRIYSRKAKYLLQDCNEAFVKIKMAFRPGMVDLPEEHREAAMNAITLPEVFHDFDTAMPELNEVDIEAQFSLNQSRAEEITMREDYGSLNLVTHDDGFGDMGFDTDQPDIMREAIGNEGALEQSNLLFGDGSSIAIQLGKEAGVAGASAGAPALATPAHERRMEAAPHGSMDDGFGGTIGDVPDFGHAGGLFEGDLFGEVGGAAAQVAHKLCADITPQQSLQAEIEAAGVSGGGDEAAADAPDSDDDMGDHYDAGHSPQHSWGGSPARTDLLLPEPPPDLMPPPAALAPMEVDGITEAEPRAATPATAAAPALDNTTLLHNEEESFALAPVDATVLRGITKTKRKRKLIVDEVKNISGEEMKNQLSNTSDIVTTLDLAPPTRRLMHWKETGGVEKLFTLPARPIPSRVLFKKYQRNMTLRTEAEESEHPRSPEPAEPVRRAGRKRRHEESIHPPETPAPELEPPTPVPQEYEPSVESERTEGFQTPRSECDDPQTPGGMLSSLGPPLTPGVLGPLTPGTLLQGGLTPAGLQHGGMTPGGLQHGGMTPGGLQHGDLGGLTPHGLHHGGMTPGGMTPSLGLEGGMTPAGLTHGGLTPGGLDHGGMTPAGLAHGGMTPAGLGHGGMTPVGLQHGGMTPAGLQHGGMTPVGLSHGGMTPAGLSHGGMTPSGLQHGAVLHALPLPMLPQLGAGPASLLRSAPAHAPSVELLQPDMDQPDYQTGMQMTNLGYDDPQGHHSPQHDYDLPPTPENASEASREAGETDEQFSERALNRRAAQLLAAVRPRLPPGLALCFADLAPPHNNRKQVAQKFYSLLVLKKHQVLKVEQDETYGPITISRGSQFETEAI from the exons ATGTTTTACGCACATTTTGTGCTGGCCAAGAAAGGCCCCTTGGCCAAAATTTGGCTGGCGGCACATTGGGACAAGAAACTCACTAAGGCCCATGTTTTTGAGACTAATATTGAGAAGTCAGTTGATGGCATCTTGAAACCTAAAGTAAAGATGGCTTTGCGAACCTCTGGCCATCTGTTATTGGGAGTCGTGAGGATTTACTCAAGAAAGGCAAAGTATTTATTGCAAGATTGTAATGAAGCCTTTGTCAAGATCAAG ATGGCTTTCCGTCCGGGTATGGTGGACTTGCCAGAGGAGCACAGAGAGGCGGCCATGAACGCCATCACTCTGCCTGAGGTGTTCCATGACTTTGACACGGCAATGCCAGAACTAAA tgAGGTGGACATTGAGGCTCAGTTCTCCCTGAACCAGTCCAGGGCTGAGGAGATCACAATGCGTGAGGACTACGGCTCCCTGAACCTGGTCACACATGACGATGGCTTTGGAGACATGGGTTTTGACACCGACCAACCTGATATCATGCGAGAAGCCATTGGCAATGAAGGAGCATTGGAGCAG AGTAACCTGCTGTTCGGAGACGGGTCGTCGATCGCCATCCAGCTGGGCAAGGAGGCGGGCGTGGCGGGCGCCAGCGCCGGCGCGCCCGCGCTGGCGACGCCGGCGCACGAGCGCCGCATGGAAGCGGCGCCGCACGGCTCTATGGACGACGGCTTTGGCGGCACTATCGGCGATGTGCCCGACTTTGGAC ACGCGGGCGGTCTGTTCGAGGGCGATCTGTTCGGGGAAGTGGGCGGCGCGGCCGCGCAGGTGGCGCACAAGCTGTGCGCAGACATCACGCCGCAACAGTCGCTGCAG GCTGAGATAGAAGCGGCTGGCGTGAGTGGCGGCGGGGACGAGGCGGCGGCCGACGCTCCGGACTCGGACGACGACATGGGCGACCATTACGACGCTGGACACTCGCCGCAACACAG CTGGGGCGGGTCCCCCGCGCGCACGGACCTGTTGCTGCCGGAGCCCCCTCCGGACCTCATGCCGCCGCCCGCTGCACTCGCACCTATG GAAGTAGACGGCATAACGGAAGCGGAGCCGCGCGCAGCGACGCCGGCGACCGCGGCCGCGCCGGCGCTGGACAACACCACCTTGCTGCACAACGAGGAGGAATCCTTCGCTCTGGCGCCCGTCGACGCCACTGTACTCAGAG gcataacaaaaacaaaacgcaaGCGCAAACTCATAGTGGACGAAGTGAAGAACATATCCGGTGAAGAAATGAAGAACCAACTCAGCAACACGTCCGACATCGTGACGACGTTGGACCTGGCGCCGCCGACCCGGAGGCTCATGCACTGGAAGGAAACTGGCGGAGTCGAAAAGCTGTTCACGTTGCCGGCCAGGCCTATTCCTTCCCGAGTACTGTTTAAg AAATACCAGCGCAATATGACGCTGCGGACGGAGGCTGAAGAATCAGAACACCCGCGATCGCCCGAGCCCGCCGAGCCTGTGCGCCGCGCGGGCCGCAAGCGCCGGCACGAGGAG TCTATACACCCGCCGGAGACGCCGGCGCCGGAGCTGGAGCCGCCGACGCCGGTGCCGCAGGAATATGAACCTTCAGTCG AATCGGAGCGGACGGAGGGCTTCCAGACTCCGCGGTCGGAGTGCGACGATCCACAGACGCCAG GAGGCATGTTAAGTTCGCTGGGGCCTCCGCTAACGCCGGGTGTGTTGGGCCCGCTGACCCCGGGCACACTGCTGCAGGGGGGTCTCACGCCAGCTGGCCTGCAACACGGGGGCATGACGCCGg GTGGTCTACAACACGGCGGCATGACCCCGGGCGGGCTGCAGCACGGAGACCTGGGCGGGCTCACCCCGCACGGGCTACACCACGGCG GCATGACCCCAGGCGGCATGACCCCGAGCCTGGGCCTGGAGGGCGGCATGACCCCCGCCGGGCTCACACACGGGGGACTCACGCCAG gcGGGCTAGACCACGGTGGTATGACGCCGGCGGGTCTGGCCCACGGCGGTATGACCCCAGCTGGGCTGGGGCACGGAGGCATGACCCCCGTGGGGTTACAACATGGCGGTATGACTCCCGCGGGTCTACAACATGGGGGCATGACCCCCGTCGGTCTCTCCCACGGGGGCATGACACCCGCGGGGCTGTCGCACGGTGGCATGACACCCTCTG GTCTGCAGCACGGCGCGGTGCTGCACGCGCTGCCGCTGCCGATGCTGCCGCAGCTGGGCGCGGGCCCGGCCTCGTTGCTGCGCTCTGCGCCCGCGCACGCGCCCTCCGTCGAGCTGCTGCAGCCCGACATGGACCAGCCCGACTACCAG actggCATGCAGATGACAAATTTAGGTTACGACGACCCGCAGGGCCACCATAGTCCGCAACACGACTACGACCTACCACCCACGCCAGAAAAT GCGTCGGAGGCCTCGCGCGAGGCGGGCGAGACAGACGAGCAGTTCTCGGAGCGCGCGCTGAACAGACGCGCGGCGCAGCTGCTGGCCGCCGTGCGGCCGCGGCTGCCGCCCGGCCTCGCGCTCTGCTTCGCCGACCTCGCGCCGCCTCACAACAACAGGAAGCAG gTTGCACAGAAATTCTACAGTTTATTAGTTCTTAAGAAGCATCAAGTTTTGAAAGTAGAGCAAGACGAGACATACGGACCCATCACGATCTCGCGGGGCAGCCAATTCGAAACGGAAGctatctaa
- the LOC128672708 gene encoding double-strand-break repair protein rad21 homolog isoform X2, with protein sequence MFYAHFVLAKKGPLAKIWLAAHWDKKLTKAHVFETNIEKSVDGILKPKVKMALRTSGHLLLGVVRIYSRKAKYLLQDCNEAFVKIKMAFRPGMVDLPEEHREAAMNAITLPEVFHDFDTAMPELNEVDIEAQFSLNQSRAEEITMREDYGSLNLVTHDDGFGDMGFDTDQPDIMREAIGNEGALEQSNLLFGDGSSIAIQLGKEAGVAGASAGAPALATPAHERRMEAAPHGSMDDGFGGTIGDVPDFGHAGGLFEGDLFGEVGGAAAQVAHKLCADITPQQSLQAEIEAAGVSGGGDEAAADAPDSDDDMGDHYDAGHSPQHSWGGSPARTDLLLPEPPPDLMPPPAALAPMEVDGITEAEPRAATPATAAAPALDNTTLLHNEEESFALAPVDATVLRGITKTKRKRKLIVDEVKNISGEEMKNQLSNTSDIVTTLDLAPPTRRLMHWKETGGVEKLFTLPARPIPSRVLFKKYQRNMTLRTEAEESEHPRSPEPAEPVRRAGRKRRHEESIHPPETPAPELEPPTPVPQEYEPSVGGMLSSLGPPLTPGVLGPLTPGTLLQGGLTPAGLQHGGMTPGGLQHGGMTPGGLQHGDLGGLTPHGLHHGGMTPGGMTPSLGLEGGMTPAGLTHGGLTPGGLDHGGMTPAGLAHGGMTPAGLGHGGMTPVGLQHGGMTPAGLQHGGMTPVGLSHGGMTPAGLSHGGMTPSGLQHGAVLHALPLPMLPQLGAGPASLLRSAPAHAPSVELLQPDMDQPDYQTGMQMTNLGYDDPQGHHSPQHDYDLPPTPENASEASREAGETDEQFSERALNRRAAQLLAAVRPRLPPGLALCFADLAPPHNNRKQVAQKFYSLLVLKKHQVLKVEQDETYGPITISRGSQFETEAI encoded by the exons ATGTTTTACGCACATTTTGTGCTGGCCAAGAAAGGCCCCTTGGCCAAAATTTGGCTGGCGGCACATTGGGACAAGAAACTCACTAAGGCCCATGTTTTTGAGACTAATATTGAGAAGTCAGTTGATGGCATCTTGAAACCTAAAGTAAAGATGGCTTTGCGAACCTCTGGCCATCTGTTATTGGGAGTCGTGAGGATTTACTCAAGAAAGGCAAAGTATTTATTGCAAGATTGTAATGAAGCCTTTGTCAAGATCAAG ATGGCTTTCCGTCCGGGTATGGTGGACTTGCCAGAGGAGCACAGAGAGGCGGCCATGAACGCCATCACTCTGCCTGAGGTGTTCCATGACTTTGACACGGCAATGCCAGAACTAAA tgAGGTGGACATTGAGGCTCAGTTCTCCCTGAACCAGTCCAGGGCTGAGGAGATCACAATGCGTGAGGACTACGGCTCCCTGAACCTGGTCACACATGACGATGGCTTTGGAGACATGGGTTTTGACACCGACCAACCTGATATCATGCGAGAAGCCATTGGCAATGAAGGAGCATTGGAGCAG AGTAACCTGCTGTTCGGAGACGGGTCGTCGATCGCCATCCAGCTGGGCAAGGAGGCGGGCGTGGCGGGCGCCAGCGCCGGCGCGCCCGCGCTGGCGACGCCGGCGCACGAGCGCCGCATGGAAGCGGCGCCGCACGGCTCTATGGACGACGGCTTTGGCGGCACTATCGGCGATGTGCCCGACTTTGGAC ACGCGGGCGGTCTGTTCGAGGGCGATCTGTTCGGGGAAGTGGGCGGCGCGGCCGCGCAGGTGGCGCACAAGCTGTGCGCAGACATCACGCCGCAACAGTCGCTGCAG GCTGAGATAGAAGCGGCTGGCGTGAGTGGCGGCGGGGACGAGGCGGCGGCCGACGCTCCGGACTCGGACGACGACATGGGCGACCATTACGACGCTGGACACTCGCCGCAACACAG CTGGGGCGGGTCCCCCGCGCGCACGGACCTGTTGCTGCCGGAGCCCCCTCCGGACCTCATGCCGCCGCCCGCTGCACTCGCACCTATG GAAGTAGACGGCATAACGGAAGCGGAGCCGCGCGCAGCGACGCCGGCGACCGCGGCCGCGCCGGCGCTGGACAACACCACCTTGCTGCACAACGAGGAGGAATCCTTCGCTCTGGCGCCCGTCGACGCCACTGTACTCAGAG gcataacaaaaacaaaacgcaaGCGCAAACTCATAGTGGACGAAGTGAAGAACATATCCGGTGAAGAAATGAAGAACCAACTCAGCAACACGTCCGACATCGTGACGACGTTGGACCTGGCGCCGCCGACCCGGAGGCTCATGCACTGGAAGGAAACTGGCGGAGTCGAAAAGCTGTTCACGTTGCCGGCCAGGCCTATTCCTTCCCGAGTACTGTTTAAg AAATACCAGCGCAATATGACGCTGCGGACGGAGGCTGAAGAATCAGAACACCCGCGATCGCCCGAGCCCGCCGAGCCTGTGCGCCGCGCGGGCCGCAAGCGCCGGCACGAGGAG TCTATACACCCGCCGGAGACGCCGGCGCCGGAGCTGGAGCCGCCGACGCCGGTGCCGCAGGAATATGAACCTTCAGTCG GAGGCATGTTAAGTTCGCTGGGGCCTCCGCTAACGCCGGGTGTGTTGGGCCCGCTGACCCCGGGCACACTGCTGCAGGGGGGTCTCACGCCAGCTGGCCTGCAACACGGGGGCATGACGCCGg GTGGTCTACAACACGGCGGCATGACCCCGGGCGGGCTGCAGCACGGAGACCTGGGCGGGCTCACCCCGCACGGGCTACACCACGGCG GCATGACCCCAGGCGGCATGACCCCGAGCCTGGGCCTGGAGGGCGGCATGACCCCCGCCGGGCTCACACACGGGGGACTCACGCCAG gcGGGCTAGACCACGGTGGTATGACGCCGGCGGGTCTGGCCCACGGCGGTATGACCCCAGCTGGGCTGGGGCACGGAGGCATGACCCCCGTGGGGTTACAACATGGCGGTATGACTCCCGCGGGTCTACAACATGGGGGCATGACCCCCGTCGGTCTCTCCCACGGGGGCATGACACCCGCGGGGCTGTCGCACGGTGGCATGACACCCTCTG GTCTGCAGCACGGCGCGGTGCTGCACGCGCTGCCGCTGCCGATGCTGCCGCAGCTGGGCGCGGGCCCGGCCTCGTTGCTGCGCTCTGCGCCCGCGCACGCGCCCTCCGTCGAGCTGCTGCAGCCCGACATGGACCAGCCCGACTACCAG actggCATGCAGATGACAAATTTAGGTTACGACGACCCGCAGGGCCACCATAGTCCGCAACACGACTACGACCTACCACCCACGCCAGAAAAT GCGTCGGAGGCCTCGCGCGAGGCGGGCGAGACAGACGAGCAGTTCTCGGAGCGCGCGCTGAACAGACGCGCGGCGCAGCTGCTGGCCGCCGTGCGGCCGCGGCTGCCGCCCGGCCTCGCGCTCTGCTTCGCCGACCTCGCGCCGCCTCACAACAACAGGAAGCAG gTTGCACAGAAATTCTACAGTTTATTAGTTCTTAAGAAGCATCAAGTTTTGAAAGTAGAGCAAGACGAGACATACGGACCCATCACGATCTCGCGGGGCAGCCAATTCGAAACGGAAGctatctaa
- the LOC128672385 gene encoding large ribosomal subunit protein eL15, translating to MGAYRYIQELYRKKLSDVMRFLLRVRVWQYRQLTRMHRAPRPTRPDKARRLGYRAKQGYVIFRIRVRRGGRKRPVAKGATYGKPKSHGVNQLKPTRNLQSIAEERVGRRCGGLRVLNSYWVAQDSSYKYFEVILVDPSHKAIRRDPKINWIVNAVHKHREMRGLTSAGRSSRGLGKGHRFSQTKGGSRRAAWIRRNTLQLRRKR from the exons ATGGGCGCGTACAGATATATTCAGGAATTGTACCGAAAAAAATTGAGCGATGTTATGCGCTTCCTCTTACGTGTAAGAGTATGGCAGTACCGACAGTTGACTCGCATGCATCGTGCTCCCAGGCCTACTAGGCCTGACAAAGCAAGGAGATTGGGATACCGCGCCAAGCAAG GTTATGTTATCTTCAGAATCCGCGTGCGCCGTGGAGGTCGTAAACGCCCGGTCGCCAAGGGAGCTACCTATGGCAAACCTAAAAGCCATGGAGTGAACCAATTGAAGCCCACACGGAACTTGCAATCTATTGCTGag GAGCGTGTTGGTCGTCGCTGCGGAGGTCTCCGTGTACTCAACTCATACTGGGTAGCTCAGGATTCTTCCTACAAATACTTTGAAGTAATTCTGGTTGATCCATCACACAAG GCCATCCGTCGTGATCCCAAGATCAACTGGATTGTGAATGCCGTTCACAAGCACCGTGAGATGCGTGGTCTGACATCTGCTGGGAGGAGCTCCCGCGGTTTGGGCAAGGGCCACCGCTTCTCGCAAACCAAGGGAGGCTCCCGCCGCGCCGCCTGGATCAGACGCAACACCCTACAGCTGCGTCGCAAGCGATAA
- the LOC128672383 gene encoding transmembrane and ubiquitin-like domain-containing protein 1 isoform X3, with amino-acid sequence MTLIEGVGDEVVQFVGVLLVSIVAALAWWSTNARPDRYHTVLVMRSRAHHPVTVSIRTSTSSIPTETNEDNPGESSRVIPLQEMDSIVDADMAMLDNNRLHFYRRIDSGPHNSGPESTSDESESQDDVEPASNAQIREMDSIVSAMEADVTAGCDFFSTPSESSSSTVKGNKTVTNDGSVPSVSSANTPSEENTPQTAEASGDATDGNSRKILIKLKYLNDTLKEVEGSLDELLKDFKWRHFSSELSSECRVRLIFNGRVLGDDAATLRALGLHHRAVVHCLVHPRSHPPQNRNSPRHSSPSLVLEGAPERPWDLENIFMTLVSVALTVVWFFRCEYSNMFTASASVALFGLTVFYSVAIFGLYLSDTFHNERRPQPLPNN; translated from the exons ATGACATTGATAGAAGGAGTTGGTGATGAGGTGGTACAGTTCGTTGGAGTACTATTGGTGTCGATTGTGGCGGCGTTGGCCTGGTGGTCGACCAATGCTAGGCCTGACCGCTACCACACCGTTCTTGTTATGAGGTCCCGGGCACATCATCCTGTTACTGTCAGCATTAGAACCA GCACATCAAGTATCCCTACGGAAACCAATGAAGATAATCCAGGAGAGAGCTCCAGGGTGATTCCCCTCCAGGAAATGGACAGTATAGTGGATGCTGATATGGCTATGCTGGACAATAATCGACTGCACTTTTACAGGAGGATTGATT CTGGTCCTCACAATAGCGGGCCAGAGTCTACGAGCGACGAGAGTGAATCACAAGACGACGTGGAGCCAGCGAGCAATGCCCAGATTCGAGAGATGGACAGTATCGTCAGCGCCATGGAGGCTGACGTCACTGCCGGCTGCGACTTCTTCTCAACGCCTAGTG aatCTTCATCTTCAACTGTGAAAGGCAACAAGACTGTCACCAACGACGGCAGTGTTCCCTCTGTGTCCAGTGCGAATACACCCTCAGAGGAAAACACCCCTCAGACTGCTGAAGCTTCGGGAGATGCCACTGACGGGAACAGCAGGAAGATACTGATCAAGCTGAAGTATTTGAATGATACACTGAAGGAGGTTGAAGGAAGTCTCGATGAGCTGCTCAAAGATTTCAAATG GCGTCACTTCTCATCGGAGTTGTCTTCGGAATGCCGCGTGCGGCTGATCTTCAACGGGCGCGTGCTGGGCGACGACGCGGCCACGCTGCGCGCGCTGGGGCTCCACCACCGCGCCGTGGTGCACTGCCTCGTGCATCCGCGATCCCATCCGCCGCAG AACCGCAACTCCCCCCGGCACTCGAGCCCGTCGCTGGTGCTGGAGGGCGCCCCCGAGCGCCCGTGGGACCTCGAGAACATCTTCATGACGCTCGTGTCCGTGGCGCTCACCGTCGTCTGGTTCTTCag GTGCGAATACAGCAACATGTTCACTGCGAGCGCGAGCGTAGCGCTGTTCGGCCTGACAGTGTTCTACAGCGTCGCCATCTTCGGCCTCTATCTCTCCGACACATTCCACAACGAGCGCCGTCCCCAGCCCCTGCCCAACAACTAG
- the LOC128672383 gene encoding transmembrane and ubiquitin-like domain-containing protein 1 isoform X1, whose protein sequence is MTLIEGVGDEVVQFVGVLLVSIVAALAWWSTNARPDRYHTVLVMRSRAHHPVTVSIRTRSNMPITNAPGTIIEQASTSNANGTSSIPTETNEDNPGESSRVIPLQEMDSIVDADMAMLDNNRLHFYRRIDSGPHNSGPESTSDESESQDDVEPASNAQIREMDSIVSAMEADVTAGCDFFSTPSESSSSTVKGNKTVTNDGSVPSVSSANTPSEENTPQTAEASGDATDGNSRKILIKLKYLNDTLKEVEGSLDELLKDFKWRHFSSELSSECRVRLIFNGRVLGDDAATLRALGLHHRAVVHCLVHPRSHPPQNRNSPRHSSPSLVLEGAPERPWDLENIFMTLVSVALTVVWFFRCEYSNMFTASASVALFGLTVFYSVAIFGLYLSDTFHNERRPQPLPNN, encoded by the exons ATGACATTGATAGAAGGAGTTGGTGATGAGGTGGTACAGTTCGTTGGAGTACTATTGGTGTCGATTGTGGCGGCGTTGGCCTGGTGGTCGACCAATGCTAGGCCTGACCGCTACCACACCGTTCTTGTTATGAGGTCCCGGGCACATCATCCTGTTACTGTCAGCATTAGAACCA GATCAAATATGCCTATAACAAATGCACCAGGAACTATTATAGAGCAAGCTTCTACCTCAAATGCCAATG GCACATCAAGTATCCCTACGGAAACCAATGAAGATAATCCAGGAGAGAGCTCCAGGGTGATTCCCCTCCAGGAAATGGACAGTATAGTGGATGCTGATATGGCTATGCTGGACAATAATCGACTGCACTTTTACAGGAGGATTGATT CTGGTCCTCACAATAGCGGGCCAGAGTCTACGAGCGACGAGAGTGAATCACAAGACGACGTGGAGCCAGCGAGCAATGCCCAGATTCGAGAGATGGACAGTATCGTCAGCGCCATGGAGGCTGACGTCACTGCCGGCTGCGACTTCTTCTCAACGCCTAGTG aatCTTCATCTTCAACTGTGAAAGGCAACAAGACTGTCACCAACGACGGCAGTGTTCCCTCTGTGTCCAGTGCGAATACACCCTCAGAGGAAAACACCCCTCAGACTGCTGAAGCTTCGGGAGATGCCACTGACGGGAACAGCAGGAAGATACTGATCAAGCTGAAGTATTTGAATGATACACTGAAGGAGGTTGAAGGAAGTCTCGATGAGCTGCTCAAAGATTTCAAATG GCGTCACTTCTCATCGGAGTTGTCTTCGGAATGCCGCGTGCGGCTGATCTTCAACGGGCGCGTGCTGGGCGACGACGCGGCCACGCTGCGCGCGCTGGGGCTCCACCACCGCGCCGTGGTGCACTGCCTCGTGCATCCGCGATCCCATCCGCCGCAG AACCGCAACTCCCCCCGGCACTCGAGCCCGTCGCTGGTGCTGGAGGGCGCCCCCGAGCGCCCGTGGGACCTCGAGAACATCTTCATGACGCTCGTGTCCGTGGCGCTCACCGTCGTCTGGTTCTTCag GTGCGAATACAGCAACATGTTCACTGCGAGCGCGAGCGTAGCGCTGTTCGGCCTGACAGTGTTCTACAGCGTCGCCATCTTCGGCCTCTATCTCTCCGACACATTCCACAACGAGCGCCGTCCCCAGCCCCTGCCCAACAACTAG
- the LOC128672383 gene encoding transmembrane and ubiquitin-like domain-containing protein 1 isoform X2: protein MTLIEGVGDEVVQFVGVLLVSIVAALAWWSTNARPDRYHTVLVMRSRAHHPVTVSIRTRSNMPITNAPGTIIEQASTSNANGTSSIPTETNEDNPGESSRVIPLQEMDSIVDADMAMLDNNRLHFYRRIDSGPHNSGPESTSDESESQDDVEPASNAQIREMDSIVSAMEADVTAGCDFFSTPSGNKTVTNDGSVPSVSSANTPSEENTPQTAEASGDATDGNSRKILIKLKYLNDTLKEVEGSLDELLKDFKWRHFSSELSSECRVRLIFNGRVLGDDAATLRALGLHHRAVVHCLVHPRSHPPQNRNSPRHSSPSLVLEGAPERPWDLENIFMTLVSVALTVVWFFRCEYSNMFTASASVALFGLTVFYSVAIFGLYLSDTFHNERRPQPLPNN from the exons ATGACATTGATAGAAGGAGTTGGTGATGAGGTGGTACAGTTCGTTGGAGTACTATTGGTGTCGATTGTGGCGGCGTTGGCCTGGTGGTCGACCAATGCTAGGCCTGACCGCTACCACACCGTTCTTGTTATGAGGTCCCGGGCACATCATCCTGTTACTGTCAGCATTAGAACCA GATCAAATATGCCTATAACAAATGCACCAGGAACTATTATAGAGCAAGCTTCTACCTCAAATGCCAATG GCACATCAAGTATCCCTACGGAAACCAATGAAGATAATCCAGGAGAGAGCTCCAGGGTGATTCCCCTCCAGGAAATGGACAGTATAGTGGATGCTGATATGGCTATGCTGGACAATAATCGACTGCACTTTTACAGGAGGATTGATT CTGGTCCTCACAATAGCGGGCCAGAGTCTACGAGCGACGAGAGTGAATCACAAGACGACGTGGAGCCAGCGAGCAATGCCCAGATTCGAGAGATGGACAGTATCGTCAGCGCCATGGAGGCTGACGTCACTGCCGGCTGCGACTTCTTCTCAACGCCTAGTG GCAACAAGACTGTCACCAACGACGGCAGTGTTCCCTCTGTGTCCAGTGCGAATACACCCTCAGAGGAAAACACCCCTCAGACTGCTGAAGCTTCGGGAGATGCCACTGACGGGAACAGCAGGAAGATACTGATCAAGCTGAAGTATTTGAATGATACACTGAAGGAGGTTGAAGGAAGTCTCGATGAGCTGCTCAAAGATTTCAAATG GCGTCACTTCTCATCGGAGTTGTCTTCGGAATGCCGCGTGCGGCTGATCTTCAACGGGCGCGTGCTGGGCGACGACGCGGCCACGCTGCGCGCGCTGGGGCTCCACCACCGCGCCGTGGTGCACTGCCTCGTGCATCCGCGATCCCATCCGCCGCAG AACCGCAACTCCCCCCGGCACTCGAGCCCGTCGCTGGTGCTGGAGGGCGCCCCCGAGCGCCCGTGGGACCTCGAGAACATCTTCATGACGCTCGTGTCCGTGGCGCTCACCGTCGTCTGGTTCTTCag GTGCGAATACAGCAACATGTTCACTGCGAGCGCGAGCGTAGCGCTGTTCGGCCTGACAGTGTTCTACAGCGTCGCCATCTTCGGCCTCTATCTCTCCGACACATTCCACAACGAGCGCCGTCCCCAGCCCCTGCCCAACAACTAG